A single Gasterosteus aculeatus chromosome 2, fGasAcu3.hap1.1, whole genome shotgun sequence DNA region contains:
- the tmco4 gene encoding transmembrane and coiled-coil domain-containing protein 4 isoform X2: protein MEENNRSADANFAPDPGGAGTTARDAPRDPGPAAAVSGLLSEQGRFGFAALCAVSLGQLFTGPESSVFREKYLQGLVCWLNLDESVLPVMGAFLSGLGFEGSDTFLSILQAEPLLAAGATPIIQDLVSFSVKDGQYDARSRVLIRHVSCLLRVSAQQLEEFEQTLGERLREGGEESEEESSRRLRRERGRKLRRYLLIGLATVGGGTVIGVTGGLAAPLVAAGAGAVLGAGGAAALGSATGIAIMASMFGAAGAGLTGYKMNKCVGAIEEFEFLPLRSGKHLHLTIAVTGWLCTGKYSSFQAPWCSLGECGEQFCLVWESRFLRDLGSAMASLLDGLVSMVAQEALKYTVLSGIVAALTWPASLLAAASVIDNPWCVCLNRSAEVGKHLAQVLRSRQQGKRPVSLIGFSLGARVIYYCLQELANDQGSEGVVEDVVLLGAPVDGSEKAWAKITRVVAGKIVNGYCRGDWLLGFLYRSSAAQMSVAGLQPINIQDRRVINVDLSSVVRARCSPPRPNAGQTIVDGGMALTVRQSLPPAWPPGGGSGPQFETPAVNQHKFKCGSIHPDTKCLDTQRVRDKIILPRRQPQKIGKVS from the exons atggaggaaaacaacagaaGTGCGGACGCCAATTTTGCTCCAG ACCCGGGGGGAGCGGGGACGACGGCGCGAGACGCCCCACGTGACCCCGGCCCCGCGGCGGCGGTCAGCGGGCTGCTGAGCGAACAGGGCCGCTTCGGCTTCGCTGCACTGTGCGCGGTCTCTCTCGGCCAGCTGTTCACGGGACCGGAAAGCAG CGTGTTCAGGGAGAAGTATCTGCAGGGCCTGGTCTGCTGGCTGAACCTGGATGAGTCGGTGCTGCCGGTGATGGGGGCCTTCCTGTCGGGTTTGGGCTTCGAAGGCTCAgacaccttcctctccatcctaCAGGCCGAGCCACTGCTAGCCGCGGGGGCCACCCCCATCATACAG GATCTGGTGTCGTTTTCTGTGAAGGACG GCCAGTATGATGCCAGGTCGAGGGTCCTCATCCGTCACGTCAGCTGTCTGCTACGAGTCTCTgcacagcagctggaggagtttGAGCAAACGCTGGGGGAGaggctgagggagggaggagaggagagcga AGAGGAGTCCTCTAGGCggctgaggagagaaagagggcggAAGCTGCGACGCTACCTCCTTATTGGACTAGCCACCGTGGGCGGGGGAACTGTGATTG GGGTGACCGGTGGGCTGGCGGCCCCCTTGGTGGCGGCAGGGGCCGGCGCTGTGCTGGGGGCCGGAGGGGCCGCTGCTCTGGGCTCGGCCACCGGCATTGCAATCATGGCCTCCATGtttggagcagcaggagctggaCTGACTG GCTACAAGATGAACAAGTGTGTCGGGGCAATAGAGGAGTTTGAATTCTTGCCGCTGCGCTCCGGGAAGCATCTTCACCTGACCATCGCGGTGACGGGTTGGCTCTGCACTGGTAAATACA GTTCGTTCCAGGCCCCCTGGTGCAGCCTGGGGGAGTGCGGGGAGCAGTTCTGCCTGGTGTGGGAGTCGCGTTTCCTCAGGGATCTGGGCTCGGCCATGGCCTCTCTGTTGGACGGGCTGGTCAGCATGGTGGCCCAGGAGGCGCTCAAGTACACCGTGCTCTCAG GCATCGTGGCGGCCCTGACGTGGCCCGCGTCGCTGCTGGCGGCGGCAAGCGTCATCGACAACCCCTGGTGCGTTTGCCTGAACCGCTCGGCTGAAGTGGGGAAACACCTGGCGCAGGTTCTGAGAAGCAGACAGCAG gggaagCGGCCTGTCAGCCTTATAGGATTCAGTCTCGGGGCCCGAGTGATCTACTACTGTCTGCAGGAGCTCGCCAACGACCAAG GTAGTGAAGGAGTAGTAGAGGATGTAGTCCTCTTGGGGGCCCCTGTGGACGGCTCCGAGAAGGCCTGGGCGAAGATTACCAGGGTCGTGGCTGGAAAAATAGTCAACGGCTACTGCAG AGGGGACTGGCTCCTGGGGTTCTTGTACCGAAGTTCGGCTGCCCAGATGTCCGTCGCCGGGCTGCAGCCCATCAACATCCAGGATCGGCGTGTGATCAACGTGGACCTCTCCTCCGTG gtgcgggccagatgcagcccacctcgaccgaacgcgggccagaccattgtCGACGGGGGGATGGCGCTGACGGTGCGCCAAAGTCTTCCGCCAGCGTGGCCCCCCGGCGGCGGCAGTGGGCCgcagtttgagacccctgctgtaAACCAACACAAGTTTAAATGTGGTTCCATCCATCCAGATACTAAGTGTTTGGATACCCAAAGGGTCAGGGACAAAATCATTTTACCTAGAAGGCAGCCTCAAAAAATAGGCAAAGTTAGTTAA
- the tmco4 gene encoding transmembrane and coiled-coil domain-containing protein 4 isoform X1 — MEENNRSADANFAPDPGGAGTTARDAPRDPGPAAAVSGLLSEQGRFGFAALCAVSLGQLFTGPESSVFREKYLQGLVCWLNLDESVLPVMGAFLSGLGFEGSDTFLSILQAEPLLAAGATPIIQDLVSFSVKDGQYDARSRVLIRHVSCLLRVSAQQLEEFEQTLGERLREGGEESEEESSRRLRRERGRKLRRYLLIGLATVGGGTVIGVTGGLAAPLVAAGAGAVLGAGGAAALGSATGIAIMASMFGAAGAGLTGYKMNKCVGAIEEFEFLPLRSGKHLHLTIAVTGWLCTGKYSSFQAPWCSLGECGEQFCLVWESRFLRDLGSAMASLLDGLVSMVAQEALKYTVLSGIVAALTWPASLLAAASVIDNPWCVCLNRSAEVGKHLAQVLRSRQQGKRPVSLIGFSLGARVIYYCLQELANDQGSEGVVEDVVLLGAPVDGSEKAWAKITRVVAGKIVNGYCRGDWLLGFLYRSSAAQMSVAGLQPINIQDRRVINVDLSSVVKGHLDYMRQMDTILVAVGVPTKEVPGASFVLPGTVDMSETQRRAEEPEPRAGDSGDVREEEEAKEAGDGWDIPDISYLLDLPNDAESDRNTSACDSGEKASGGDAVPPSKSLPPDGAEDAEPDNEPVSWSWDDTQWTTEHTHKQRQADL, encoded by the exons atggaggaaaacaacagaaGTGCGGACGCCAATTTTGCTCCAG ACCCGGGGGGAGCGGGGACGACGGCGCGAGACGCCCCACGTGACCCCGGCCCCGCGGCGGCGGTCAGCGGGCTGCTGAGCGAACAGGGCCGCTTCGGCTTCGCTGCACTGTGCGCGGTCTCTCTCGGCCAGCTGTTCACGGGACCGGAAAGCAG CGTGTTCAGGGAGAAGTATCTGCAGGGCCTGGTCTGCTGGCTGAACCTGGATGAGTCGGTGCTGCCGGTGATGGGGGCCTTCCTGTCGGGTTTGGGCTTCGAAGGCTCAgacaccttcctctccatcctaCAGGCCGAGCCACTGCTAGCCGCGGGGGCCACCCCCATCATACAG GATCTGGTGTCGTTTTCTGTGAAGGACG GCCAGTATGATGCCAGGTCGAGGGTCCTCATCCGTCACGTCAGCTGTCTGCTACGAGTCTCTgcacagcagctggaggagtttGAGCAAACGCTGGGGGAGaggctgagggagggaggagaggagagcga AGAGGAGTCCTCTAGGCggctgaggagagaaagagggcggAAGCTGCGACGCTACCTCCTTATTGGACTAGCCACCGTGGGCGGGGGAACTGTGATTG GGGTGACCGGTGGGCTGGCGGCCCCCTTGGTGGCGGCAGGGGCCGGCGCTGTGCTGGGGGCCGGAGGGGCCGCTGCTCTGGGCTCGGCCACCGGCATTGCAATCATGGCCTCCATGtttggagcagcaggagctggaCTGACTG GCTACAAGATGAACAAGTGTGTCGGGGCAATAGAGGAGTTTGAATTCTTGCCGCTGCGCTCCGGGAAGCATCTTCACCTGACCATCGCGGTGACGGGTTGGCTCTGCACTGGTAAATACA GTTCGTTCCAGGCCCCCTGGTGCAGCCTGGGGGAGTGCGGGGAGCAGTTCTGCCTGGTGTGGGAGTCGCGTTTCCTCAGGGATCTGGGCTCGGCCATGGCCTCTCTGTTGGACGGGCTGGTCAGCATGGTGGCCCAGGAGGCGCTCAAGTACACCGTGCTCTCAG GCATCGTGGCGGCCCTGACGTGGCCCGCGTCGCTGCTGGCGGCGGCAAGCGTCATCGACAACCCCTGGTGCGTTTGCCTGAACCGCTCGGCTGAAGTGGGGAAACACCTGGCGCAGGTTCTGAGAAGCAGACAGCAG gggaagCGGCCTGTCAGCCTTATAGGATTCAGTCTCGGGGCCCGAGTGATCTACTACTGTCTGCAGGAGCTCGCCAACGACCAAG GTAGTGAAGGAGTAGTAGAGGATGTAGTCCTCTTGGGGGCCCCTGTGGACGGCTCCGAGAAGGCCTGGGCGAAGATTACCAGGGTCGTGGCTGGAAAAATAGTCAACGGCTACTGCAG AGGGGACTGGCTCCTGGGGTTCTTGTACCGAAGTTCGGCTGCCCAGATGTCCGTCGCCGGGCTGCAGCCCATCAACATCCAGGATCGGCGTGTGATCAACGTGGACCTCTCCTCCGTG gtcaaaggtcacctggACTACATGCGACAGATGGACACCATCTTAGTGGCCGTGGGAGTTCCCACCAAGGAAGTCCCAGGAGCCTCCTTTGTGCTTCCGGGGACGGTGGACATGTCTGAGACACAACGGCGAGCCGAGGAGCCGGAGCCTCGTGCAGGGGACAGTGGAGacgtgagggaggaggaggaggcaaaggAGGCGGGTGACGGCTGGGACATCCCTGATATTTCATACCTGCTGGACTTACCAAACGACGCGGAATCGGACAGGAACACTTCAGCGTGTGATTCTGGGGAGAAGGCAAGTGGTGGCGATGCGGTGCCGCCTTCTAAGTCCCTCCCGCCTGACGGTGCGGAGGATGCTGAGCCTGATAATGAACCGGTATCATGGAGCTGGGATGATACACAGTGGACCACggaacacacgcacaaacaaaggCAGGCAGACTTGTAA